One part of the Haliotis asinina isolate JCU_RB_2024 chromosome 2, JCU_Hal_asi_v2, whole genome shotgun sequence genome encodes these proteins:
- the LOC137273367 gene encoding protein PRRC2C-like isoform X4, translated as MSSVSGLGNRGEKGKGKFTAININNIYKGKTVETQKTAVPRQHGLQSLGKVGTARRMPPPANLPSLKSENSGNDPNISLVPTGGSGWGTKEEKKEEASGKPPQQSQPQPATSAPSGQSVPTTKTSVSGGTNTGVKSWSSITGGGTSQGSLVSHQSPLFQEEFPSLALGEEKETKDIKKKEEKTDTQYGPGPSLRPQNVGSWREGGGRGAMQQPQPKQDSLSPTSSPSQTLTETQPNGPPTPGGGDTPSPSPQIPPRPSSNQGPTSTQGPMPMAPHMGMPHPQYRGMMPPYMFGRMPTGYPPNYPGMPRPPYPYDGRYRGPPPHMPPRPLDRERERDRDRDRGDREGEEGVKRPAIISDKDLKEFDDLLRTEPNDGGWADAQGEIDYSAKLVFSDDEDESGKERKRDRRPRDLRKQEETRDRHGERQMDRQHDRPHDRPDRQGDRPIERHSDRHSEDSEHDRDRETSKYDKEKDDQGPPKSREGWTHGPPPPQYRGGPRPPPPGMDGRWPMHPYNFMSQQGPYPPHFRMPPPPPNQRPAPPYGPHPPQLNRHSGAEDEDEIWRQKRRQHGEEVNAAVERARQRREEDERRMEAERKAAAAEKLKQLDERTGKKKEDKESRDGAESDGGRSSRTPSESSEKDSREGRERSHRDVSKYPATQEQMMRQQTSQSPSSQTPQQQQQQPAQQGSGQHPQLPQGFRPGQGPPPHWVGTPYDPRAWGGMPPPPFMDPRYAGRMEMAGMHMYPPPPMRRRTDSHGSGTDSQDNETRQPDQYERDPRDPRTWMERGYPPPPPAPYDEMRRGPYFDPRVYHDYERYDYDRKDYDHQGELGDRDDHHRDKEIDQDGPPLADKAPKELEHRSSVTRSPVVQRDPFDETVGKDDKLESWDVDEKSEELPPEPRRQKPDLDKRDDKDSDFRRMKDWGSHSSFQSSQTRHDRGPPSQPQRAWGGMDEGKSRRDHHPSCPPPIPPQQAQSTPPPRSNFMSLKRSASNNSTSSAASSERKSDSPKEPVLHEKPTSLRKEPSRESIKKETQREVVAIPDTSRTETVWSRRQSEKNAAKEKQQESAPEPKFESREDKKEKTQIERDGFDDRRDRGPGKDRPPAKKKKEEPYMDRFERDRDRDRGDRDRTRSVPGRGREFVRGRGRGRGRGARGGLGSSRGRGRGDFHSLDRPFRGQRSDRSQSFGHWKDRPEDDQAEGEDVDTSKRRRGRDEESDVSVDETSGTYSESSSERTSEAREVSQGKDKENKDVKLTKETKEEINNTQKSASQKDKGAPHPREERGRPRNNPWMRDRRYENNDRFQPKPYGERADLDDDSKERGGGYRQSSATASANTGGFTPRGEPSRRGRGGNAGQGPPRGGRGRGGRYFSAPPQRGGYSRPPMTNGDRRDYGDMGPQNRRDRRQERNPPPPRFARRGGMSAERGRGFERGGRGGRSKGRGGSAPPTTNSKKPPLTKQASNEGEEWETASESSDVLEKKDPKNEIRDANKDKRDQPSKKSFSSQRPLNDRQNRRVNNSVDSRKSNSMERRNSNKEKSPNSTKNGAGPANSVPKAKATVNVNHKENVKTVYRVDGIVPNDPTAINNAINSMNNRNKNMGRKSDLSDVSKPLKNEKEKKDALANIDINNYASVVVIDDQPEVTIDDPNFLFENNEGFQEVTSKKAIKIKQKMQEAEMKKMSETHKKRDPASKVIAKPKGLTPKIERARFSKMSRLPPRFAKQKEQREKEKEANLDVMPKIEQWNNDLANNIPAPAHLTNGDSSNSAPKSNQQQQQQQQQQQQQQQQQPSQQMTVAMSSQKLSMQSQVPPLSMTPAPIPTVSAWTKPINFSMTLGPSQSPVAVDNKMDKGDQHDSGIDVSDQPNSTASSTRSSPSAENKHKDESKDKMLEDRINKELEDTPNFDAPKPQPQRQPKPSRSEKMSVKEALNKESSKAVKKPDLVKDKKPDPIQMPPSIKDRFFKSDDTELKLEFEFDEALTSYQAEPQQPEKTEIVEPPKSVTISSDVTSANGLGINSPTAHATQDLNLKIASVKSVWEMAPGPFDQQPISSGCSLANALSTNSDSVAGANTFPTFTSEVETIVSATSVVLETVNRNENTSSLSPGPSTLSPRPQDIQVFVPEVSDLKHHEKMPMAEPTNVCKAQPGLPILQVKPQQFQPHSAGGSGNSMGQPTSNVLQNMSAVPSPPVVLPNQHPFQPILGSQLLTQEPSRFSQPNYGFSLSQPQAQIGQAALTQPSLFLPTTPTQPDLFPSQLSAFARNQPYGQTAQQNTIMVSSATSSLMSTTIKPPTQNAYSQLQKSMPSMGPSSLQFSQNLNNNSLQPSQMFIQYDPSQLFGTSPLLGSTQTPQNNSQILSSQLMQPRNAVQNVQPVQPTSSFFQQTQPSLQQNFFAQQPTSALQGALQQAAAGQQFSMQTFGSQGGLGLALTPPGHTHGQGLSLNPQQPSKSTQQYNNPVLQQQSPQSTPMKSPPQSMSGNLLSSSSQSQSSSAKHFTGQISNRTTQQRFQNIQQFQPKFGSQFLGQPMQTQAAPVVRHQMMVGNIVRSSAPPPQQRPAFPNPIQRPGVQIQVQQQQQQQQQQQQQPQQQQQQQQQQQQQPRHTTQSPSLKAQQAKQRQEALALAQNFLNPQNKTTMKSTAKADSVTDPSAASTTTNTNETKPTDVSQDKK; from the exons ATGTCCTCAGTCTCGGGGTTAGGCAATAGGGGGGAGAAAGGCAAGGGCAAGTTCACGGCGATAAATATCAACAACATATATAAGGGCAAAACCGTTGAAACACAAAAGACTGCGG TCCCTCGTCAACATGGGCTACAAAGCTTGGGTAAGGTGGGAACAGCACGGCGTATGCCGCCTCCGGCTAATTTGCCCAGTTTGAAGAGTGAGAACAGTGGAAACGACCCAAATATCAGTCTTGTTCCGACCGGAGGTTCAG GATGGGGCACGaaagaggagaagaaagaggaaGCCAGTGGAAAACCGCCGCAACAGTCGCAGCCGCAGCCGGCTACGTCGGCGCCATCTGGGCAATCAGTACCAACTACCAAG ACCAGTGTATCTGGGGGCACCAACACAGGGGTAAAGTCATGGAGCAGTATTACTGGTGGGGGCACCTCACAGG GATCTCTTGTGAGTCATCAGTCACCCTTGTTCCAAGAGGAATTTCCAAGTCTAGCATTGGGGGAAGAAAAAGAAACCAAGGACATAAAAAAGAAGGAAGAAAAAACAGATACTCAATATGGACCAGGGCCAAGTTTGCGACCACAAA ATGTAGGGAGTTGGCGAGAAGGAGGTGGGCGTGGCGCCATGCAGCAACCACAACCAAAACAAGACAGTCTATCACCGACGTCTTCACCATCACAGACCCTCACAGAAACACAGCCGAATGGCCCCCCGACTCCCGGTGGGGGCGACACCCCCTCTCCCTCCCCGCAGATCCCCCCACGACCCAGCTCTAACCAGGGCCCCACATCAACTCAGGGCCCCATGCCCATGGCACCTCACATGGGCATGCCACACCCCCAATACAGAGGAATGATGCCACCCTAT ATGTTTGGCAGAATGCCGACTGGCTATCCACCTAATTATCCAGGGATGCCACGGCCACCTTACCCTTATGATGGAAG ATACAGAGGCCCACCTCCACACATGCCACCTCGACCACTTGATCGAGAACGAGAACGTGATCGAGATCGGGACAGAGGTGATCGAGAGGGAGAAGAGGGTGTGAAGAGACCTGCCATTATATCGGATAAGGACCTGAAAGAGTTTGATGATCTTTTACGCACAGAGCCCAATGATGGTGGATGGGCTGATGCTCAAGGAGAAATTGATTATAG TGCTAAGCTTGTGTTCAGTGATGATGAAGACGAGTCAGGCAAAGAACGAAA GAGAGACCGGCGACCAAGAGATCTTAGAAAACAAGAAGAAACACGAGACAGACATGGTGAACGCCAGATGGACAGACAGCATGACAGACCACATGACAGACCAGATCGGCAAGGAGATCGGCCGATAGAACGACACAGTGACAGACACAGTGAGGATTCTGAACACGATCGGGACAGGGAAACATCCAAATATGACAAGGAAAAG GATGACCAGGGCCCTCCTAAATCCCGAGAGGGATGGACACATGGACCTCCACCCCCACAGTACAGAGGTGGTCCTAGACCTCCACCACCAGGAATGGATGGG CGTTGGCCAATGCATCCCTACAACTTCATGTCTCAACAAGGGCCATACCCTCCCCATTTCCGTATGCCCCCTCCTCCACCCAACCAGAGACCAGCTCCCCCATATGGCCCACATCCACCACAGCTGAACCGACACTCTGGAGCAGAGGATGAGGATGAGATTTGGAGACAAAAGAGAAGACAACATGGAGAAGAAGTAAACGCAGCTGTAGAGAGAGCTCGACAGCGACGAGAAGAAGATGAAAGACGCATGGAGGCAGAGAGGAAAGCTGCAGCTGCTGAGAAATTAAAGCAGCTGGATGAGAGAACAGGCAAAAAGAAAGAGGATAAG GAGAGCCGAGATGGAGCTGAATCTGATGGTGGCCGCTCAAGCCGGACTCCCAGTGAGAGTAGTGAGAAAGATTCAAGAGAAGGAAGAGAGAGATCTCATCGGGATGTATCAAAATACCCAGCAACA CAGGAGCAGATGATGCGTCAGCAAACTTCGCAGTCCCCCTCCTCCCAGACCccacagcagcaacagcaacagcctgcacaGCAGGGATCAGGACAACACCCACAGTTACCCCAGGGTTTCCGGCCAGGGCAAGGGCCACCACCACATTGGGTAGGAACTCCATATGATCCCCGGGCATGGGGAGGTATGCCACCACCCCCATTCATGGATCCCAGATATGCTGGAAGAATGGAAATGGCTG GCATGCACATGTACCCTCCCCCGCCAATGCGTCGCCGCACAGACAGTCATGGTTCTGGCACAGACAGTCAAGACAATGAAACCCGACAGCCAGATCAGTACGAACGTGATCCACGAGACCCACGTACATGGATGGAGAGGGGATATCCACCTCCACCACCAG CTCCATATGATGAGATGAGAAGAGGCCCATACTTTGATCCGAGGGTGTACCATGACTATGAAAGATATGACTATGAcagaaa AGATTATGACCATCAAGGAGAACTAGGGGACAGAGATGACCATCACAGGGATAAAGAAATTGATCAGGACGGACCCCCACTTGCAGACAAAGCTCCTAAGGAGCTTGAACATCGAAGTTCAGTGACAAGGAGCCCAGTTGTACAGAGAGATCCCTTTGATGAAACAGTTGGCAAAGATGACAAATTGGAAAGTTGGGATGTTGATGAAAA GTCTGAAGAGCTTCCACCAGAGCCTCGACGACAAAAACCTGATTTGGATAAGAGGGATGACAAGGATTCTGATTTCAGGAGGATGAAGGACTGGGGAAGTCATAGCAGTTTTCAAAGCTCACAAACTAGACATGACAGAGGTCCTCCATCTCAACCACAAAGAGCATGGGGAGGAATGGATGAGGGCAAATCAC gGCGAGACCATCACCCAAGTTGTCCACCACCGATACCTCCACAGCAGGCGCAGTCTACACCACCACCACGCAGTAACTTCATGTCACTCAAGAGAAGTGCATCTAACAACTCAACCAGCTCTGCTGCATCGTCAGAACGAAAAAGTGATTCACCAAAGGAGCCAGTTCTCCATGAAAAACCAACCAGCTTGAGGAAAGAACCAAGCAGG GAATCAATCAAGAAAGAGACTCAGAGAGAGGTGGTGGCAATCCCAGACACTTCCAGAACTGAAACAGTCTGGAGCAGGAGACAGAGTGAAAA AAATGCAGCAAAGGAAAAACAGCAGGAATCCGCACCTGAGCCAAAATTTGAAAGCCGTGAAGATAAGAAGGAAAAAACCCAAATTGAGAGGGATGGATTTGATGATAGGCGGGATCGAGGGCCTGGCAAGGACAGACCACCTGCGAAAAAGAAGAAAGAGGAGCCATACATGGACAGGTTTGAGCGAGACCGTGACCGAGATCGTGGTGATAGGGACAGAACCAGAAGTGTTCCAGGTCGTGGTAGAGAGTTTGTGCGTGGTCGAGGACGTGGCAGGGGACGAGGTGCCCGTGGTGGACTTGGTTCTAGCCGAGGACGTGGAAGAGGTGACTTCCACAGTTTGGATAGACCATTTAGAGGTCAAAGATCAGACAGGAGTCAGTCATTTGGTCACTGGAAAGATCGTCCTGAAGATGATCAAGCTGAGGGGGAGGATGTAGACACGTCAAAAAGGCGACGTGGACGTGATGAGGAGAGTGATGTGTCTGTTGATGAGACAAGTGGCACTTACAGTGAAAGTTCGAGTGAGAGGACATCGGAAGCCAGGGAAGTTTCTCAGGGAAAGGATAAGGAGAACAAGGATGTGAAGTTGACGAAAGAAACGAAGGAGGAGATCAACAACACTCAAAAGTCTGCAAGTCAGAAGGATAAAGGTGCGCCACACCCTCGGGAAGAGCGGGGTAGGCCACGTAATAATCCTTGGATGAGAGATAGAcgatatgaaaataatgatcgATTTCAGCCGAAACCATATGGAGAACGTGCTGATCTTGACGACGATAGTAAAGAAAGAGGTGGTGGATATCGACAGTCCAGTGCAACTGCCAGTGCCAACACTGGGGGCTTCACACCAAGAGGGGAACCTTCTAGACGAGGGAGAG GAGGAAATGCAGGACAAGGTCCGCCGAGAGGTGGTCGAGGCAGAGGAGGGAGGTACTTCTCGGCCCCACCTCAGAGGGGTGGTTACAGTCGCCCACCCATGACCAATGGAGACAGGAGAGATTATGGGGACATGGGACCTCAAAACAG ACGGGATAGGCGACAAGAAAGAAACCCCCCTCCTCCGAGATTTGCCCGAAGAGGAGGTATGAGTGCTGAACGAGGACGAGGTTTTGAACGTGGAGGAAGGGGTGGTCGATCAAAAGGAAGAGGAGGAAGTGCCCCCCCTACAACTAATTCTAAGAAACCCCCATTGACAAAGCAGGCGTCAAATGAAGGGGAAGAGTGGGAAACTGCTTCTGAAAGTAGTGATGTCCTTGAAAAAAAGGATCCAAAAAACGAGATAAGAGACGCTAATAAAGATAAGCGCGATCAACCCTCGAAAAAAAGTTTCTCCAGCCAGCGGCCTCTTAATGACCGCCAAAATAGACGTGTAAATAATAGTGTGGATTCTAGGAAGTCAAATAGCATGGAAAGGAGGAATTCAAATAAGGAAAAGTCCCCAAACTCGACAAAAAACGGGGCAGGTCCGGCGAACTCAGTACCAAAAGCCAAGGCAACTGTTAATGTGAACCATAAGGAGAATGTGAAGACGGTGTACCGTGTGGATGGAATTGTGCCTAATGATCCCACGGCCATCAACAATGCCATTAACAGTATGAACAACAG AAATAAGAACATGGGGAGGAAGTCGGACCTGTCAGACGTTTCAAAACCTTTGAAGAATgagaaggagaagaaagacGCCTTGGCTAATATTGACATAAACAACTATGCAA GTGTGGTGGTTATTGATGATCAGCCTGAAGTGACAATCGATGACCCCAACtttctgtttgaaaacaatgaagGCTTTCAGGAAGTTACATCAAAAAAGGCCATCAAAATAAAACAGAAGATGCAGGAAGCAGAGATGAAGAAAATGTCTGAGACTCACAAAAAACGAGACCCAGCATCAAAG GTAATTGCGAAACCCAAAGGCCTCACACCAAAGATTGAGCGTGCCAGATTCAGCAAAATGAGTCGTTTGCCACCACGCTTTGCCAAGCAAAAAGAGCAGAGGGAGAAGGAGAAAGAGGCCAACTTGGATGTGATGCCCAAGATTGAACAGTGGAACAATGACCTTGCTAACAACATCCCTGCTCCAGCCCACCTCACAAATGGGGACTCCAGTA ACTCTGCACCCAAGTcaaatcagcagcagcagcaacaacagcagcagcagcaacagcaacaacagcagcagccatCCCAGCAGATGACTGTTGCCATGTCTTCCCAGAAGCTGAGTATGCAGTCCCAGGTGCCACCATTGTCGATGACGCCAGCCCCAATCCCTACTGTGAGTGCGTGGACTAAGCCTATCAACTTCTCCATGACTCTGGGGCCATCGCAGTCCCCCGTAGCTGTGGATAACAAGATGGACAAGGGCGACCAACACGACAGTGGGATAGATGTAAGTGACCAGCCTAATTCTACCGCCTCATCTACCCGGAGCTCCCCAAGTGCAGAAAACAAGCATAAGGATGAGTCTAAG GATAAAATGCTTGAAGATAGAATAAACAAAGAGCTGGAAGACACACCAAACTTTGATGCACCCAAGCCACAGCCTCAGAGGCAACCTAAG CCAAGCCGCAGTGAAAAGATGAGTGTGAAAGAGGCCCTAAACAAAGAGAGCAGTAAGGCTGTGAAAAAACCTGACTTGGTAAAGGATAAGAAACCAGATCCCATTCAGATGCCACCCAGTATCAAGGACCGCTTTTTCAAG AGTGATGATACAGAGCTGAAACTCGAGTTTGAGTTTGATGAGGCTCTCACAAGCTACCAGGCTGAACCCCAACAACCAGAGAAGACTGAGATTGTAGAACCTCCAAAGTCTGTGACAATATCCAGTGATGTGACTTCAGCAAATGGACTTGGTATCAACTCCCCCACTGCCCATGCTACCCAGGACCTTAACCTAAAGATAGCTTCAGTGAAGAGTGTGTGGGAAATGGCACCTGGTCCCTTTGACCAGCAACC AATCTCAAGTGGATGTTCTCTGGCAAATGCTCTGTCAACAAACAGTGACAGTGTTGCTGGCGCTAACACGTTTCCCACATTCACATCTGAGGTGGAAACCATAGTGTCAGCTACATCGGTTGTCTTGGAAACAGTCAACCGTAATGAAAATACAAGCAGCCTGTCACCTGGTCCCAGCACATTATCGCCTCGACCACAGGACATACAGGTGTTTGTACCAGAGGTGTCTGACCTCAAACATCATGAGAAGATGCCGATGGCTGAGCCCACTAATGTCTGCAAA GCACAACCTGGTCTGCCCATCTTGCAGGTAAAGCCTCAACAGTTTCAGCCTCACAGTGCTGGTGGCAGTGGAAACTCAATGGGCCAGCCCACATCCAATGTGCTCCAGAACATGTCGGCTGTTCCAAGTCCTCCTGTTGTCCTGCCCAATCAGCATCCTTTCCAGCCCATATTGGGGTCACAATTGCTGACACAGGAGCCCTCTCGG TTCTCACAGCCCAACTACGGATTCAGTTTATCACAACCTCAGGCGCAGATCGGGCAGGCTGCTCTGACACAGCCTAGTCTCTTTCTGCCCACAACTCCTACACAACCAGACTTGTTCCCATCCCAGCTGTCAGCATTTGCTCGTAACCAGCCGTATGGACAGACggcacaacagaacaccatcaTGGTGTCTTCAGCTACCTCCTCACTTATGTCCACAACAATCAAACCACCAACACAGAATGCATACA GTCAGCTCCAAAAAAGTATGCCAAGCATGGGCCCCAGTTCGTTGCAGTTCAGTCAGAATTTAAACAACAATTCTCTCCAGCCGTCACAGATGTTCATACAATATGACCCAAGTCAGCTGTTTGGTACAAGTCCCCTGCTGGGGAGCACACAGACTCCTCAGAACAACTCGCAGATTCTCAGCTCACAGCTGATGCAACCAAG GAATGCAGTACAAAATGTGCAGCCGGTACAACCAACGTCGTCCTTCTTCCAGCAGACGCAACCATCACTACAGCAGAATTTCTTCGCTCAGCAGCCTACATCAGCTCTACAG GGTGCTCTCCAGCAGGCGGCAGCTGGTCAGCAGTTCTCAATGCAGACATTTGGGAGCCAGGGTGGTCTTGGACTTGCACTGACACCCCCAGGTCACACCCATGGACAGGGACTCAGTCTCAACCCACAACAGCCGAGCAAGTCCACCCAACAGTACAACAACCCTGTACTGCAGCAGCAGTCACCACAGAGTACTCCA ATGAAGTCTCCCCCTCAAAGCATGTCTGGCAACTTGTTGAGTTCTTCATCACAGTCTCAGAGCTCCAGTGCCAAGCATTTTACTGGGCAGATCTCCAACAGAAcaactcaacaaaggttccaaaatattcaacagtttCAACCTAAATTTGGTTCTCAATTTTTGGGGCAGCCCATGCAGACTCAAG CTGCTCCAGTGGTGAGACATCAGATGATGGTGGGGAACATTGTCCGCTCCAGTGCTCCTCCTCCCCAGCAGAGACCAGCGTTCCCAAACCCAATCCAGCGACCTGGAGTACAGATCCAAgtgcaacagcaacaacagcaacagcagcaacagcaacaacaaccgcaacaacaacagcagcagcagcagcagcagcagcaacaaccaCGACACACAACGCAGTCGCCCTCCTTGAAAGCTCAGCAAGCCAAACAGAGGCAGGAAGCCCTGGCTCTAGCTCAGAATTTCTTGAACCCACAAAACAAAACTACAATGAAAAGCACAGCCAAGGCTGACAGTGTGACTGACCCTTCTGCTGCTTCAACAACCACAAACACGAATGAAACCAAACCTACAGATGTCTCCCAGGATAAGAAGTAA